The sequence TGCCACCTCTTGTCAATATTAGTGCCTTCTTGGGGCATGAAAAACACAAACAGCATCAAACTATTGTTTGCAGTTTCTTCAACAAAAAACAGCAACAAAAACcaagccttttagtcccaagcaagttaggGTAGGCTTGAAACTCAGCAGAAGCCACAAATCAAGGTCTAGGCATGTGAATAGCTGTTTTCCATTCACTTTTATTCAAGACTAAATCTTTGAGTATATATCATCCTTTCAAGTCTCCTTTTACTCTCTCTTTCCATGTTAATTTCGGCCTCTCTTCCCATTACTATCGCTCCTTAATATCCCACATTAGTGCCTTTGGAGGTATCCTTGGACATGTTCAAATCATCTTATATTGTTTGTAGTTTCTTATTTTCAGAAAACAGGAATAACTCTTTAACTAATGAACAATATTATAGAAAGAGACTTTTGTGGGTTATCACAACTTCACAATATTGGATATTGATCTATACTAGgaatatatcttggtttaacagtgTGGGATGGAGATTCTGCTTTGGTCCCTCCTCCACATCATTATCTTTAGTTAAATGAACACATTGTATCCCCTTTCTCCCGCATCTCTTATCCAGCATCAGAAAATTTATGCATATGACCTGCATTTTTCAGGTGGCAGACGAACTGGTTGCTGAGTTTTCAGATCCCAATATTAATATTGACTCTCCAGATCCTGATAATTCGTCTGCGGTAAGAAATACTAGTATCTACTACGACTCTTGTTCAGTGATTTATCAAGTAGTTAAATGCCATTCTGATTGTGTTAAAAATGCAGCAACAATATGATGAGAAAAATATCCGAAGAAGAGTTTATGATGCGCTGAATGTCCTAATGGCTATGGAAATTATATCTAAAGATAAAAAGGAAATACAGTGGAGAGGTCTGCCCAAGACAAGTATGAATGATATTGAAGAACTGAAGGTTCTGCTCCTGGTATCTGATAATGGATTTGCTGACAGTTTGACCCTGTCTGCTCATTTCATTAATTTTACGCATATGTTGCAGACAGAGGTCAATGGACTGAAAGGTCGGATTGACAAGAAAAATGCATATCTGCAGGATTTACAAGATCAAGTAAGAATTGTCTGGTCCCTTGTTTCTTAATTTTCTCATGATATAAGCCAGTTGATAATATGAATATTCTGTGTCCTCCAATCTTATATAAAACTGTGGCTGGTGACTTATTATACAGTACTTTTGATTCATACATTTTAAATGAAATACCTAGCATTGTATATTTCATGGTTTCTTTTGCACTCAAACTAAGTGTACTATTTGTCCATGAGATTATATTTTGAGAATAGCATTAAAAAATGTAACTCTCGTGGATCTTAAATTTGGAAGCATTTCTGCATGTTGATGTGCCACAACAACCAGATGCATACATAATTAGGCAAATGGAGACTTCTCTGCTCATTTATTACATTATTAAAGCATAAGGCAGAGACACCTTTGACTCTTTGAGACTTAGTTTATGTTGGATTATTTAATTAAAGCAAAAGTGAGTTGAGTTGCTACATGGATTTCAGAAATACTCCGTCCCAAAATATAAGTGCACATCTCACATTTCGAGGAGTCAATCAATCTCATGGTTGATAAAATATATTAAAAAACACTAATATTCATGATACCAAATAAGCATCATTAGATTAATCATGCTAGATATTTTCATAGTAAACCTATATTTTTTTTTGAACGCGCAAGAGACATGCACATCTTTTCATTAAGAAGGAAGGAAAAAAAGGATCCAAAATGGATCAGTACAAGAAGACCCCCATTACGGTGGTCGAAAACAAAGAAACAAAAATACATCCATAAATAAAAGGAACCAGAAACTATTTTGATCTAAAGACCTGGGATTGGGGTTGTTAGAAGATCTAAGTTTGTAGCCCCTCCTAACACCCACAGATCCCTCTCCTCCCCGGTCCTCTTGATGGCTGTATTAAGACAGGGAGAAAGACCGTAAAAAACACATGCGTTTCGATGGTTCCACAATATCCAGAGGCCGAGACTGATAAGCGAGTTTAGCCCTTTTCTGGCAATTCCATGCAACTGATCACTACATCTTTTCCACCAGAGCATGATATTCTCTTCATAGACATGAGGAGTGAAATTCTGGAGGTTAACCTTTCTCAGCAGCCTGAACCGGTAATTTCTTGCAAACACACAGCTCACGAGATGGTCAATGGTTTCCATTTCCTGGTCACAAAGAGGGCACTGATCAGGGCGATCAAGCCCCCCCTCCTCTGAAGTCTGTCAGCTGTCCAACACCTCTGCAGCGCCACAAGCCATAGGAAAAATTTGCATTTGGGGGGGACCAGGAGTGCCAAACCCTGTCACAATGCCCAAAATATGTTGACCCAATGAATAAACTCTCGTAGGCTACTTTGGCCGAGTATTTGCCGTTATGAGCAAGCCTAAAAATGTGTTTGTCCTCTCTATGCGGATTTATGTTTACTGTGAGAATAGCATCCCAAAGATCAAGATAATCAGCAAGGACTTCCACAGTGAGAGCTCCTTGGATGTCATTTAGCCAACTTCTATTTGCTAGAGCTGTATGGACAATTCTACTGTTTTGAATTCGCCTTGGCACAGCTAGCAGCAATCTGGGAGCAATGTCCATCACATTTCGTCCATGAATCCATCTATCTTCCCAAAATAGTGTCGAGTATCCATTGCCAATTTCCGTGTGAATGGTAGCATGAAAGAAGGATTTCACCTTTGAAGGAAAATGCATAGGGAGTCCTGCCCAAGGTTTATCAGGTTCCACTTTTGCCAGCCACAACCATCTCATTCTCAGAGCCCAACCAAGCTCTTTAAGGTTGAAAATGCCCAAACCTCCCAACTCAACTGGCCTGCACACTCTACCCCAAGCCACCAGGCAGTGTCCCCCTCTGACTTCTTTTCTTCCACGCCACAAGAATCCTTTTCTAATTTTATCAATGTCCTTGAGAGCTCTTGGAGGTAAGTCCACCGCCATTGCAAGGTAGATGATCATTCATGTCATAACATATTGGACTTGCACTTTTCTTCCAGCTCTAgtcatcaagtcagctttccaccCACGGAGCTGGTCAGCAATCTTGTCGATTATGTATTGAGTTTGATTTCTGGAAAGCTTGTTCAAAGACAAAGGCAGGCCAATGTATTTATAGGGGAAAGAAGAGATCTCACAAGGGAGAAACTCCTGAAGGGTCGCCACTTCCTCTTCCCCACATCTAATTGGGTACACACTGCTTTTTTGGATGTTGGTCTTCAGCCCTGAAGCTTCTCCAAAAATCTCTAAAATTTTGAGAACCAATTGAATATCAGATTCTTTTGGATGCAAAAACATGATCACATCATCAACATACAAGGACACTCTGTGTTGCAAAGGTCTAGAAGACAATGGTTGCAACAAATTTTCTAGATCAGCTTTTGAAATTAACCAACCTAACACGTCCATGACAAGTATGAACAACATAGGTGAGAGGGGGTCTCCCTGTCTTAAGCCCTTTTTGAGCTGAATTTTTTCACCAGCAACACCATTGAGCATTACATGTGTGGACGAGGTAGATAGCAGTCCACTCAGAACATCCGTCCAAATCTGCCCAAACCCCAGTTTTTGAAGAACTTCGAGGAGGAAAGGCCAGGATACTGAGTCAAAAGCTTTAGTAATGTCTAGCTTCAAAAGGATTCTTGCTTGTCTTTGCTGAAGGAGGAGTCTGGCAGTTTGTTGCACAATCATAAAATTGTCTTGGATGAACTGGCCTTTGATGAAAGCACTCTGCCTTTGAGAGACCATAGATTGCAGTTTATTCCCCAGTCTGTTAGCTAGGATTTTAGCGACTAGCTTGGCCATGCTATGCACTAAACTAATAGGCCTAAAGTCCTTGACTTGGTCAGCACCCTCCTTTTTTGGAATAAGGGTGACAAGAGCTGAATTAAATTTGTTGAAGTGACCAAATTTCCTGTCCCAAATGGCTGCCAGAACCTGCATCACATTTTCCTTAATGGTAGGCCAGCAAGCCTTGTAAAATCTTCCTGTGAACCCATCAGGTCCAGGAGATTTGTCGGATGGCAACTCTTTAATGGCTTCAAAGACTTCTTTTTCTGTAATTGGTAAGTCCAGATCCTCCAAATTATGAGAGGGCAGCCCCAGGTAGTTAAGATTAATAGTGACAGTTCTATCCGATCTTGTTCCCAACAGGCTTCTGTAGAAATTATCCACCAGCATGGCTTTGTCAGCATGATCAGTAAACACATTATCTCCAAAGACCAATTTTGCCATAAAGTTCTTTCTATATCTGGCGTGCATATGGAATAGCTTGGTGTTAGCATCTCCCTCTTTGAGCCAGTTGATTCTTGATCTAGAACGTGCAATGGTGCGCTTAAATGAGGCAAGGGCTAAGGAGTGCTTTTTCAGTCCACATCTCAGCCAATCCTCCAAAGGGGACAAAAGCCTGAAATCTTGGGCTACTTCAAGCATGTGAATAATCTCCCTTGCTAAAGCTAACTGTGAGGTCACATGTCCAATCTTTTGCCCACTCCATTTCTGCTAGGACCTAGCAGTGGCTTTTAGTCTCCTATCGAAGCTTGGAACTGGGCGGACTCCTTCATCGATAGACATCCATGCTTCACTGGCAGCTTCCTGGAATCCATCCAACTTTGGCCAAAAGGATTCAAAATGGAACCGCCTCTTGCCAAAGCAGTTGCTCTGCAGACCTAGCACAAGGGGGCAATGATCAGAGTCCTCAGGCAGCGCTTTGGAGGAGGTTATTGGGAAAAATATCTTCCTAGTCACTTGAGCACATGACTCTGTCTAATCTAACCAAAGTAGGAGACACTTGGTGCAGCGCTTTGGAGGAGGTTATTGGGAAAAATATCTTCCTAGTCACTTGAGCACAGGACTCTGTCTAATCTAACCAAAGTAGGAGACACTTGGTGATTAGACCAGGTATATTTACGCCCTATTAGAGGCAGGTCAATAAGACTTGTATCATCAATAAATTTCCTGAATCTCCCCATTATGGCTCTATTGCAAAAAGCGTTGTTTTTGTCATCCTCTTTGTATATAAGATTGAAGTCCCCTGAAACAACCCAAGGCCCATGACACTCTGCTATGATCTGTCTGAGTTCTAGCAGGAAGGAGATATTATCTTCATTGCTTTGGGGACCATAGACATTGGTTAACCACCAATGCTGGCCATTGGAGTTTTTGAACTGCACAGATACGCTGAAATTGTCCACTCTACTCAATCCTGTGACTTGTAAATGGCTCTTCCAGGCCACAAGAATTCCTCCGCTGGCACCCAAAGAGGGTAAGTAGACAAAATGCTCGAAGTTTACTCCCAGAATGGCTATCACTTTGAATCTGGTAATTTCCTGCATCTTAGTCTCTTGCAAACAAACAATGTCCACTCCCAGGGAATCTATAAAACTGCGAACAGAACTCTGTCTCGAAGTAGAATTCAGTCCCTTAACATTCCATATAAATATTTTTCTTGGATCCATAAATTACATGTTTAGAAAAACAACAAAAGAGAGAAGGGGGCACTCAGCAGGCAGCAGCACTATGCGATTGAGCCTCTGCCCTCAGCTCATCCGGCACCTTCCACCCAAAGAAGGCTGCGAGAGCCTCTATGTGATTGAGGGGAAGTCTTTCAGAGAATATTTTTTCATAGTCTTTTCTGATTTGCTGATCTATCTCTTCCAGTTCCCCCACCACCTTGAGAGCCTTCATaactttctttgttgctcttgaggGAAGATCTTGCTTGCCAATTTTTGCTCCCATTCCAGCAATACGGTGGCTGCGGCGAAGGGACACAACAGTGGAACGCTCAGAGATTATGGGCTTTGGAGGTGGATTTTCTGGGGCTGGCAGAATACCAGAGACTTCTCTTTCACAATTTGTTTAAGAAATACCTCTTTTTTGGCTGTTAAAGGGTCCTCGCCTTTCATCTGCAGTGCTGGACTGATATTATTTTCCATTGTTTCTTCAGCAATTTCAACCAGCGGCTTGTTATGCTTCTTTTTTCTATGGTAAACGAGCAGGTTTGACGCCTCTATGAGCCTTCTTTCTGATGTTGCAGCGGCCTGGCTTTGGAAAAAATGATGATGAGAATTTTCCTCAAAGTGCAACGGAGCCGAGGCCTCTCCTAAGGGAGCCTCAAGGCCCGCACGGTGTTTGACACTTAGAACCGAGCACAAATCTCTAGTAATACTCTGCTGCCTAATAGGATTGTAGTCCGTCTGATCAGAAAAACAACATGTTGGGCTTGCTCTTCAGTGTGCACCGGAGCCGAGTCATCCCCGTGGGGATTCTCAAGACCCGCACGGTGTTCAGCAGTGTGATCGCTGCATTGGTCTTCAATgtgcaccggagccgaagcctctCCGAAGGGAGCCTCAAGGCCCGCACGGTGTTTGACACTTGGAACTGAGCACAAATCTCTAGTGATACTCTGCTGCCCAATAGGATTGCAGTCCGTCTGATCAGAAAAACATCATGTTGGGCTTGCTCTTCAGTGTGCACCGGAGCCGAGTCATCCCCGTGGGGAGTCTCTAGGCCCGCACGGTGTTCTTCGTTGAGATCGCAGCAAGGGCCACCCACAAAATTGTCCAGCTCAGAAGAGTTAGGATTCGTTTGTTTGGAATCCAAGCATCTGGGTCCTAGTCTTTCTTTGGCTGAACGACGTTGCTGTCCCTGCTCCCCGAGATTGTAAGCGTTGATGTCTTCACGTGGTCCGCCTCGTGGAGAGTGTGACCGAGGCCGCCGGTGTGACCTAGGGCCATCAGTCCATCATCATGATCACGAGGCGACGACGGTGAGGCTGAGACCAAAGGAGCAGCAGCAGCTGAAGAAGGGATAAACCATCTGATCTTCACTGAATAACCCAAAGAAATAACTCCTTGCGAATCTCCAGTAGGCGCCTGCAGAGGCTCAGTGATCCAGAGCTCCCGTGACTCCGGAATCATGGATGTATCAATGCATCAGGCAGAGCATCTGAAGGAAACCAGGTCACTCAAGCCAGAGGTATCCGAATGCACCTTAAATAGCCAAGCAAATGGGTTTATTAAATGTTCCACCGTGGCCGTCTCCCACACGTGCATTGGGATGCCATCTAATTCCAGGTCAACCAGCTGAGGAAGAGTTCTGCCAGAAGAGTTGAAAAATCTAGACCATCGCTTGCAGACCATTGTGAAAGTCGCAGCCCGCTAAATGGACCACCTCGTGTCAAGCCTTTGAGCCAAATCGTCAGACGGGAGAACCAGCAGGAAACTATTTGGTGATAAACAACGGAGAACAAGGGAGTCTTTAATGATTTCCAATCTTGGTGAGAGCAGGGATGCCACTTCGAATTCAGATACTGGGTCACGATTGCTGATCACCGAGACAACCACTGCCAAGCGAAGATCTTCCTCGGCAACAGTCATGGCGTGGTTCCAACCCAGTAAGCATGGGGGTACAAGTCCTGAAGAAGGCAGACGGGGCTGCATATAATTCCTGCTCCCATCATCTCTGGgaggggtgggggggggggggtttcgcCTCTTGCGAGAGTGACTCCGGCGAGAACGGCCCCTGATAGTGACGGCATCAGTGCCCCCTGCATGGTCAGTAGCCATTCCTTGAATCAAATACTGGCTGCCTGTGACTGCAGCCACCGAAGTCTTCCTCCGCCACACCTTCCGAGGCGTTGCAGGATGAACAAATCGCCTCGTCTGGCACAGACCACCAGATGACGGAGAGGAAAGTCTGCTCCAGACAGACTACAAGGTCCCAAGAGGTTGCTGATTCTGAAGACGGGACCAACCAGAGGCTCTGCCTGGAACGACACCACCAAGACAGGACCACACCGTCTGCTTGGGAACAGATGTGGAGATCTGAGCACGAACTGGTGCCCCCGGGCAGCGGGACATCCTATGCCCAAGCCCACAGCATCTGAAGCATCTTGTCTTTGAACGACAGTCTCAGACCAGGTGACTTGGGGAGAGGCAATTGTAGCATTTGCCGGAAAGATTGGCAGGTGCAGGGCGCTAGAATCTGCTAGCCTTCAGACGTAGCCGCCTGGAACACCGGGACTCCACAGTCTGCCAACCATCAGCGGCGCACTTCGCAGTTCCCCCCACTACCGACGGCTGGAGAACCGCGGCCTGGAGCTCCCTACACAGCGACGCCCGAGGCCCAGACCTGGGAGTCCGACTAGCCGGAGACGAAGGCCGGGAGAGCAGCACCATGTCGCGAAAGGAAGGGCCAGAAGGGGCACTCCCAGCGGAGCTGCAGGAGCCGCCACCAGCGGAACTCTCCGCGCGCCAGCGATCTGGCTTGGACCGCCCACCAGGCTTGAGCGGAGCCGCGTACAAAGGAGGAGGATGGGAGGAAGCGGACGCCTGCAGGGGGGCTAAATGGGAggagggaggggcggcggcgatcCCCTGGAAGGTGGCCGCCGGCCCCGGAGTGGGCGCCGACATGGGGCATTGGGGAGTGCAAGCGTCGGCATGGGAGGGGAAGGGACGTACCTGACGGTCTATTTGCCAGCTTATAGTAAACCTATTTGGATATACAAATGTTGAAAATTGAAATTAGTTGGCACAAAATGTGAGTTGTGCACTTATTTTGGGATTGAGGGAGTATATATTTTGGTGGGTACTGTTTGGCTGAATGATTTTTTATCTAGTTAGCTGCTCAATGGACTTTCGGGCTACTAAGTGTCTCTCGATCAGAATTAATCATTGTAAAGTCATGTTCCAGAACATTAGTATGAAGCTATTTTTCGTAAACGAGCCATGCATTATTAATTGCATTTCTCCATTGCAGATTGAGTTAGTAATGATATTTATTTCTTAATTTTTCAATGTTGAATTTGAAATGCTTTGAAACTCATGTTTGTTATGTTATCTCATGCTTTGTGTACCTTATGAGTTTTTTTAAGTATGCATGTCTGCAAAACTTGGTTCGGCGAAATGAGCAGCTATATGGGTCAGGAGATGCACCTTCCGGTGGAGTGGCCTTGCCATTTATACTAGTTCAGGTAAAAATAATGCTTCATCTTCTTCAAACATGGATCTAGAGATACTTCATTGTATCATTACCTTTCAATGCCGGTTTAAAAAAGAACATTTTGAGTCATTTTAGAGATATCATAGCAAGCGATATGTTGTTGGAAGCAAATGGATTCCATTGTTGATTTGAACAGAAAGGTTCCACCATCCAAAGTCTTATTTGATGGAATAAGTCATGTGTGGAGGACAGTCCGCAGTCCGCACAGCATCTCTGCTGCAGGACAGCAGCAACACAGCAGTTTTTGACTGCAAGGAATGCAGCAGACAGCAAGGACTGCGGCAGGCAGCACAgcagcagtcttttgactgcgAGGACAGCCTGCAGGCATCTCCTTTGGCAGACAGCAATGACTGCGGCAGGCAGCACAgcagcagtcttttgactgcgAGGACAGCCTGCAGGCATCTCCTTTTTTCAGTTTCAGCTTTTGGAGGACAGCagcttgctgcagtttttccttttgACTAGAGTACAACAGCACCTAGTGGTTAGTGCAGTTTGTAGGACAGCATATTCGCAACTCTAGGAAGCATATGCTGCAGCCCCTTGGGCTATAAATATGTATCCCGACCCTTAGacgggtatggcattgtgtagtgtttgaagaaataaacagaaaattgccccaactcatagtgtcatcctctgatgagagttagagtccctctacttacaattggtatcagaggcaaactatcctgcagcctaaacatctcgtgctcatctccttcccgtgtctctccccacactcagtcggtagcaagagctccaactgttccttcctcccctgctcagacgagcagcctttcgtctgagacagcctcttccacacgcagcgacccctcactagcccaccatgtccctacgctcggccacttcgagtgcgcggcgccagcaggaggccgaggtcgccgcggcacaagaacgcgagcgagcagcagcagcggctgcagcgacagcggcgagggcagcacggttggcggcggcggaactggcagcggcgagagcggaagtagaagcagcggaggcggcggatgctgcacgtgcggcggcaacagagctcga is a genomic window of Zea mays cultivar B73 chromosome 5, Zm-B73-REFERENCE-NAM-5.0, whole genome shotgun sequence containing:
- the LOC100273419 gene encoding Transcription factor-like protein DPB isoform 1 (isoform 1 is encoded by transcript variant 1); amino-acid sequence: MFSGTGPSGGAAHSTSTGGGGGSPSDRGGPAPSASASVSTPASESTVARRLNGLDPHGDDAPSSQPATSKKKKRGARAVGPDKNGRGLRQFSMRVCEKVESKGRTTYNEVADELVAEFSDPNINIDSPDPDNSSAQQYDEKNIRRRVYDALNVLMAMEIISKDKKEIQWRGLPKTSMNDIEELKTEVNGLKGRIDKKNAYLQDLQDQEGDIIFIALGTIDIG